One genomic segment of Bifidobacterium breve DSM 20213 = JCM 1192 includes these proteins:
- the yidC gene encoding membrane protein insertase YidC → MNQNQFLLDSGFWGFLYKILTPVEWLQTWIMKIVHDFFVMLGMSPVGVSWILAIIILVLVVQACIFPLFYKQIKSMRKMQALAPKMQRIQNKYKGKTDQASKEAMSRETMKLYQDNNVNPAGSCLPMLIQGPVFMSMFYTLSAIPYIANGKRDPLGAFDVATAKQFTQTDVFGIVSVTDNFTRAATAGKVVIGVFVFLMCFCLWLMQYINMKRNMAAASMNKQTETMQKAMLWLFPVMYIFSGASFPFAVLVYWLTNNVCNLCRTLWQVYCFPTPGSPAAEDKEKRDHRNENARREKAGLPSLEEEALAKAKEEAARKANQGFQRQQPVRKRRKK, encoded by the coding sequence ATCAATCAAAACCAATTCCTGCTGGATAGCGGGTTCTGGGGATTCCTGTACAAGATTCTGACCCCTGTTGAGTGGCTGCAGACTTGGATCATGAAGATCGTGCATGACTTCTTTGTCATGTTGGGCATGAGCCCGGTCGGCGTCTCCTGGATTCTTGCCATTATCATCCTGGTGCTGGTGGTGCAGGCGTGTATCTTCCCGCTGTTCTACAAGCAGATAAAGTCGATGCGCAAGATGCAGGCATTGGCGCCGAAGATGCAGCGCATTCAGAACAAGTACAAGGGCAAGACGGATCAGGCTTCCAAGGAAGCCATGAGTCGTGAGACCATGAAACTATACCAGGACAATAACGTCAATCCGGCAGGTTCCTGCCTGCCGATGCTCATTCAGGGCCCGGTGTTCATGTCCATGTTCTACACGCTGTCCGCCATTCCATACATCGCCAACGGCAAGCGAGATCCGCTCGGTGCCTTTGATGTGGCCACCGCCAAGCAGTTCACCCAGACCGATGTGTTCGGCATTGTCAGTGTGACCGATAACTTCACCCGTGCAGCTACTGCCGGCAAGGTGGTCATCGGTGTCTTTGTGTTCCTGATGTGCTTCTGCTTGTGGCTCATGCAGTACATCAACATGAAGCGCAACATGGCAGCTGCTTCGATGAACAAGCAGACCGAGACCATGCAGAAGGCCATGCTGTGGCTCTTCCCGGTGATGTACATCTTCTCGGGTGCTTCCTTCCCGTTCGCCGTGTTGGTGTACTGGCTGACCAACAACGTTTGCAACTTGTGCCGTACGCTGTGGCAGGTGTATTGCTTCCCGACTCCAGGTTCTCCTGCCGCAGAAGATAAGGAAAAGCGTGACCATCGCAACGAGAATGCTCGTCGTGAAAAGGCCGGTCTTCCTTCCCTTGAAGAGGAGGCTTTGGCTAAGGCTAAGGAAGAAGCCGCGCGTAAGGCGAACCAAGGATTCCAGAGGCAACAGCCGGTTCGTAAGCGCAGAAAGAAATAA
- the rnpA gene encoding ribonuclease P protein component: protein MERLQSHRDFVAVLKRRRKVGGKDIIVHYLMRNDHQSDDRTTYRRLGLAVSKSVGNAVTRNTVKRRFRVLAKAHEESLPPHCDIVVRAKPSAASASFSSLDEQFATGFAKVARKAE from the coding sequence GTGGAGCGGCTGCAAAGCCATCGTGATTTCGTCGCCGTACTTAAACGCCGGCGCAAAGTGGGTGGCAAAGACATCATTGTGCATTACCTGATGCGTAATGATCATCAATCTGATGATCGGACGACGTATCGTCGTCTGGGTTTGGCTGTCTCCAAATCGGTGGGCAATGCGGTTACCCGTAATACGGTGAAGCGCAGGTTCAGGGTTCTGGCTAAGGCTCATGAAGAGAGCCTGCCGCCTCACTGCGATATCGTGGTGCGCGCAAAACCAAGTGCGGCATCCGCATCATTCTCATCTCTGGATGAGCAGTTTGCCACCGGCTTTGCCAAAGTGGCTCGTAAGGCGGAATGA
- a CDS encoding ParB/RepB/Spo0J family partition protein: MATKSRLGKGLGALFPALPGEEDPAELAKAPNEAVKPKSKTATTPSQPKKGAAVKKTGGKRAAMPALDDIAHPSDLFFGSDDKPTTRAATKSSNNVSRETPKNKHAAEDKANKQEAPEELKPVEGGYLAELSLQEIGPNAHQPRTIFDEDELNELAASIKEVGVLQPIVVRRRPSEQIAEAKQAQPGEQSSTNPFTGHLDSPYELIMGERRWRASQLAGLTTIPAIVKTTTDDDMLRDALLENLHRVALNPLEEAAAYQQMIKEFGLTQAQLSKSISKSRPQIANTLRLLNLPATVQKKVAAGVLSSGHARALLGLSDPEAMDKLATRIIAEGLSVRSTEEIVAMVVASGEQPKKPKTSKTNPWMGSAIQQSLENHFDTKVSIKGSAKHGRIEIVFSSPEDMDRILQLLVPNQSSTDGKWV; this comes from the coding sequence ATGGCAACCAAATCACGACTCGGTAAAGGACTTGGCGCGTTATTCCCTGCATTGCCAGGGGAGGAGGATCCCGCGGAGCTCGCGAAGGCACCAAATGAAGCGGTGAAGCCTAAGTCCAAGACCGCAACGACTCCATCACAGCCCAAGAAGGGAGCTGCTGTCAAGAAAACTGGTGGCAAGCGAGCGGCCATGCCCGCGTTGGACGATATCGCACATCCGAGTGACCTATTCTTCGGCAGTGACGATAAGCCAACCACTCGAGCCGCAACGAAATCATCGAACAATGTTTCACGTGAAACACCGAAGAACAAGCATGCGGCTGAGGATAAGGCCAACAAACAAGAGGCTCCAGAGGAACTGAAGCCCGTTGAAGGCGGCTATCTCGCTGAACTCAGCTTGCAGGAAATCGGCCCCAATGCGCATCAGCCGCGTACGATTTTCGATGAAGACGAGCTCAATGAGCTTGCCGCTTCCATCAAAGAAGTGGGTGTATTGCAGCCCATCGTGGTGCGTCGTCGTCCCAGTGAGCAGATTGCCGAGGCCAAACAAGCACAGCCCGGCGAGCAGTCTTCAACGAACCCGTTCACTGGCCATCTGGACAGCCCCTATGAACTGATCATGGGCGAACGCCGCTGGCGCGCTTCTCAGCTGGCTGGATTGACCACGATTCCAGCCATCGTGAAAACCACCACGGACGACGATATGCTCCGTGATGCCTTGCTGGAGAATTTGCATCGTGTGGCATTGAATCCTCTGGAAGAAGCAGCTGCATATCAGCAGATGATTAAGGAGTTTGGTCTGACTCAAGCGCAGCTGTCGAAATCGATTTCGAAGTCACGTCCTCAGATTGCTAACACGCTTCGTTTGTTGAACCTGCCGGCAACAGTACAGAAAAAAGTGGCCGCTGGCGTGCTCTCGTCCGGCCATGCGCGTGCTTTGCTGGGTCTGAGCGATCCGGAAGCAATGGATAAGCTGGCAACCCGCATCATCGCAGAAGGATTGTCGGTTCGCAGCACCGAAGAAATCGTGGCTATGGTCGTTGCTTCGGGAGAGCAGCCTAAGAAGCCGAAGACCTCAAAGACTAATCCGTGGATGGGATCCGCCATTCAGCAGAGCCTGGAAAATCATTTTGATACCAAGGTCTCCATCAAGGGCAGCGCCAAACATGGCCGTATTGAAATCGTATTCTCGTCCCCTGAAGATATGGACCGCATCCTGCAGTTGCTGGTGCCCAATCAGTCCAGCACCGACGGCAAGTGGGTATGA
- the yidD gene encoding membrane protein insertion efficiency factor YidD — translation MSTSIRAVMIRGVRWYQRHISANRPPCCKYYPTCSNYAIEAFERYGACKGGVLAVLRLLRCRPWSRGGIDDVPQRYSIFYRFSWSKAHEEPRLTPLATTQREAQR, via the coding sequence ATGTCTACTTCCATCAGGGCGGTAATGATTCGTGGTGTGCGTTGGTACCAGCGTCACATTTCTGCGAACCGACCGCCCTGTTGCAAGTATTACCCGACATGTTCAAACTATGCCATTGAGGCTTTTGAACGGTATGGCGCTTGCAAAGGCGGAGTGCTTGCCGTATTGCGATTGCTTCGTTGCAGGCCGTGGAGCCGTGGGGGAATTGACGACGTGCCGCAACGTTATTCCATTTTTTATCGATTTTCGTGGTCGAAGGCTCATGAGGAGCCTCGACTGACGCCATTGGCCACAACCCAAAGAGAGGCCCAACGATGA
- a CDS encoding ParA family protein: MTADDHHDTMMESPSETLRRIFDGQSSALGSQMADESSRYDALTHASFPKPRRTRLIAVANQKGGVGKTTSTVNLAAALAQHGAHVLVIDMDPQGNASTAFAVSHSSGDRSIYDVIEGRAEIADVITTSADFPSLDVVPASIDLSGAELEVADLPNRNTLLKEALDRFLEQTDTAYDYVFIDCPPSLGLLVINAMCAVTEMLIPIQAEYYALEGLGQLINTIGLVQQHFNPVLLVSTMLVTMFDRRTLLSREVYGEVKSHYPNIVLDTTVPRSVKISEAPSFSQPVIAYDPRGIGAIAYGEAALEIARRSQHVLEAIDARRK, from the coding sequence ATGACAGCAGACGATCATCATGACACAATGATGGAATCGCCTTCCGAAACCCTCCGTCGTATTTTTGATGGGCAGAGTTCTGCGCTGGGTAGTCAGATGGCCGACGAAAGCTCCCGATATGACGCTTTGACCCATGCCTCCTTTCCCAAGCCGAGACGGACACGCTTGATCGCCGTGGCCAATCAGAAAGGCGGCGTCGGTAAGACCACGTCGACGGTAAACCTTGCCGCAGCGCTGGCTCAGCACGGAGCGCATGTGTTGGTCATTGATATGGATCCCCAGGGCAATGCGTCAACGGCATTTGCTGTTTCACATTCTTCAGGAGATAGGTCGATTTATGATGTAATTGAAGGGCGAGCGGAAATCGCGGATGTCATCACGACAAGCGCTGATTTTCCTTCGCTCGATGTGGTTCCTGCGTCCATCGATTTGAGCGGTGCCGAACTTGAAGTGGCGGACTTACCGAATCGTAACACGTTGCTGAAAGAAGCGCTCGATCGTTTTCTGGAACAGACAGATACCGCGTACGATTACGTGTTCATCGATTGCCCTCCGAGCTTGGGTTTGCTGGTAATTAACGCCATGTGCGCGGTCACTGAGATGTTGATCCCCATTCAAGCCGAATACTATGCGTTGGAGGGATTGGGCCAGCTGATCAACACCATCGGCCTGGTGCAGCAGCATTTCAATCCGGTTCTGCTGGTCTCCACCATGCTGGTCACGATGTTCGACCGCCGTACACTGTTAAGCCGTGAGGTTTATGGTGAGGTCAAGTCCCATTACCCCAATATTGTCCTGGATACCACCGTTCCCCGATCGGTGAAGATATCGGAAGCTCCGAGCTTTTCACAGCCTGTTATTGCCTATGATCCCCGCGGCATAGGTGCCATAGCATATGGCGAAGCGGCATTGGAAATCGCTCGACGTTCACAGCATGTGCTTGAAGCCATTGATGCGAGGAGGAAGTAA
- the rsmG gene encoding 16S rRNA (guanine(527)-N(7))-methyltransferase RsmG has protein sequence MVDELQESPVLARVLGDALPRLERFHDKLSQEGEPRGLIGPRDVDIIWERHILNSAAIVPYVRKATDGARFRTVADVGSGGGFPGLVTACCLPECSFTLIEPMERRVEWLAECVDLMGLKNVSIIRGRSDEVINRVRKREMHPFAVVTCRAVAPMTKLSGWTLPLLKPTGRLIALKGRSAQAELDKASGQISRYGGRRPRVVEAEVGPGLEPTHVVIVDKR, from the coding sequence ATGGTGGATGAGTTACAGGAATCGCCGGTGCTGGCCCGTGTATTGGGGGATGCTTTACCCCGATTAGAGAGATTCCATGACAAGCTCTCCCAAGAGGGAGAACCTCGCGGCTTGATTGGACCTCGTGATGTGGACATTATTTGGGAACGTCACATTCTCAATTCCGCAGCGATAGTTCCTTATGTGCGCAAGGCCACAGATGGAGCTCGTTTTAGAACCGTTGCTGACGTTGGCAGTGGTGGAGGTTTCCCTGGGCTGGTGACGGCGTGTTGCTTGCCGGAGTGCAGTTTTACGCTGATTGAACCGATGGAACGCCGTGTTGAATGGCTTGCCGAGTGCGTTGATTTGATGGGGTTGAAGAATGTATCTATTATCCGTGGTCGTTCCGATGAAGTGATCAATAGGGTTCGCAAGCGCGAGATGCATCCTTTTGCAGTGGTGACCTGCCGTGCAGTGGCACCGATGACCAAGCTTTCTGGATGGACATTGCCTCTGCTGAAACCCACCGGTCGGCTTATTGCGCTCAAGGGTCGTTCGGCACAAGCGGAACTGGACAAAGCCAGTGGCCAGATTTCACGCTATGGTGGCCGTCGTCCCCGAGTGGTGGAAGCGGAGGTCGGTCCAGGTCTGGAACCGACACATGTGGTAATTGTTGACAAACGTTGA
- a CDS encoding Jag family protein — protein sequence MAQDDVKSIDQLNEEADIAADYLEGLLDIADYEGDIEMGVRNNRPTVQIVADDDTDIKHLIGRNGEVVDALQQLTRLAVQQKTGERSHLIVDVDGFLKRKRQHLRDVALDAIDAVKESGEPIDLKPMNSFERKVVHDVVRDEGLKSRSHGEEPHRYVTVYLRNKNEDNVEEEEVDDQE from the coding sequence ATGGCACAGGATGACGTGAAGTCGATTGATCAGCTCAACGAAGAGGCTGACATCGCTGCCGATTACCTTGAAGGCTTGCTGGATATCGCCGACTATGAGGGCGATATCGAAATGGGTGTTCGTAACAACCGCCCAACTGTTCAGATCGTCGCTGATGACGATACAGACATCAAACATCTGATTGGTCGCAATGGCGAAGTGGTTGATGCGTTGCAGCAGCTTACTCGTCTGGCTGTGCAGCAGAAGACCGGCGAACGTTCCCACCTGATTGTGGACGTGGATGGTTTCCTGAAGCGTAAGCGCCAGCACCTGCGCGATGTGGCTCTCGATGCTATTGATGCCGTTAAGGAGAGCGGCGAACCGATAGATCTGAAGCCGATGAATTCCTTTGAGCGTAAAGTCGTTCATGACGTGGTGCGTGATGAAGGTCTGAAGTCTCGCTCCCATGGTGAAGAACCGCATCGTTATGTGACTGTATATCTTCGTAACAAGAACGAAGATAACGTCGAAGAAGAAGAGGTCGACGATCAGGAGTGA
- a CDS encoding NAD(P)/FAD-dependent oxidoreductase has product MEHNVIIIGSGPAGYTAAIYLGRAGLNPVLVTGALAPGGQLVNTTEVENFPGFPDGIMGPDLMDRMRDQAEKFGTQFIADDVESVEQVEAADAADAPQPLYRLSLSDGSVLESRAIIVATGSNFRKLGVPGERELSGHGVSYCATCDGFFFKDKPIVVVGGGDSAFEEALFLTRFGSSVTLIHRRDSFRASQIMVDRAQSNPKLTLLTNTVVTAIHGSASEAKPASPAITIGGLKLPAATAPQNVSSIDIRNTATGETGTLDTSAVFVAIGHTPATEFIADVVSTDDDGYITVAEAGTHTSAPGVFAAGDCVDRTYRQAISAAGMGCRAALDAQQYLTA; this is encoded by the coding sequence ATGGAACATAACGTCATCATCATCGGCTCAGGTCCCGCTGGATACACAGCGGCCATCTACCTTGGTCGCGCCGGATTGAATCCTGTACTGGTCACCGGCGCTCTGGCCCCGGGCGGGCAGCTGGTGAACACCACGGAAGTGGAGAATTTCCCTGGTTTCCCTGATGGCATTATGGGTCCTGATTTGATGGATCGCATGCGCGATCAGGCTGAGAAATTCGGCACGCAGTTCATTGCCGATGATGTCGAATCCGTGGAACAGGTGGAGGCCGCAGATGCCGCTGACGCACCGCAGCCCCTGTACCGACTGAGCCTATCTGACGGCTCGGTGTTGGAATCTCGTGCCATTATTGTGGCCACTGGCTCGAATTTCCGTAAGCTTGGCGTACCTGGCGAACGCGAACTTTCCGGTCATGGAGTGTCGTACTGCGCCACTTGTGACGGTTTCTTCTTTAAGGACAAGCCCATTGTGGTGGTCGGCGGCGGTGATTCGGCGTTTGAAGAAGCACTGTTCCTGACCAGATTTGGCTCATCAGTCACGCTGATTCATCGTCGTGATTCGTTCCGCGCCTCCCAGATCATGGTGGACCGCGCACAGTCGAATCCCAAGTTGACCTTGCTGACCAATACCGTGGTTACCGCCATCCACGGAAGCGCCTCGGAAGCAAAGCCCGCCTCTCCGGCCATTACCATTGGCGGCCTGAAGCTGCCCGCGGCCACGGCTCCCCAAAACGTGAGCAGCATTGATATTCGTAATACGGCAACCGGTGAGACTGGGACTTTGGATACCAGTGCGGTATTTGTGGCCATCGGTCATACCCCGGCTACCGAGTTCATTGCCGATGTGGTCAGCACTGATGATGATGGATACATCACGGTTGCAGAAGCTGGTACACACACCAGCGCCCCTGGCGTTTTTGCCGCCGGTGATTGCGTGGATCGCACCTACCGTCAAGCCATTAGCGCAGCGGGCATGGGTTGCCGCGCCGCATTGGATGCCCAGCAGTATCTGACCGCATAG